The Methanocella arvoryzae MRE50 genome includes a region encoding these proteins:
- a CDS encoding threonine--tRNA ligase yields the protein MQLLLIHSDFIEYEVKKSTPVAEKIEDAVRSGRMEEALTAFAAVEKPDESNPQYVIEKGLEAIIKVAEQVKTTRVMLYPYAHLSANLSSPKMAVEVLKGLEAALKGKGFEVARAPFGWYKAFTIKCKGHPLSELSRTIRPEGVEAVSVTPAVAAEKPEVVSEAVKAEEKLKSYFYILDVDGQLKDPKTFDYKGHDKLKAFVDYEMAKKRAVDREPPHVELMRRLELADYEPGSDPGNMRWYPKGRAMKNMLEQFVLSEAAKKGAMEVETPIMYDMEHPTLKKYLDRFPARQYTVIADKKNLFLRFAACFGQFLMNHDMTISYRNLPLKMIELTRYSFRKEQRGELVGLRRLRAFTMPDMHTLCTDMDGAIKEFGDQYEMCINTLDTIGIDIKTDYEVAIRFTKDFYNNNTPFIQSLVKRAGKPVIVEMWEERFFYFVLKFEFNYIDSLNKASALSTVQIDVENAERYDINYVDQNGNRQRPIILHCSPSGAIERCIYGLLEKEAMESEKGAVPMLPVWLSPTQVRIVTISEKHVPFAEALADRMCNVRVDIDDREETVGKKIRDAGKEWIPYVVTIGDAEMNGDKIPVVVRAESQQNKPAKVEMTVEELVERIHKETACLPYRPLPVVRSLAKRPKFVGSI from the coding sequence ATGCAATTACTACTCATCCACTCCGACTTCATCGAGTACGAGGTGAAAAAGAGCACACCCGTCGCCGAAAAAATCGAGGACGCAGTCAGGTCCGGGCGAATGGAGGAAGCTCTCACTGCCTTCGCGGCAGTCGAGAAGCCGGACGAGTCCAATCCGCAGTACGTCATCGAAAAAGGCCTCGAAGCCATCATCAAGGTAGCCGAACAGGTCAAGACCACCCGTGTCATGCTTTACCCTTACGCCCACCTGAGCGCTAACCTCTCCTCGCCTAAGATGGCGGTGGAAGTCCTGAAAGGCCTTGAGGCGGCCCTGAAAGGCAAAGGCTTCGAAGTCGCCAGGGCCCCGTTCGGCTGGTACAAGGCGTTCACCATCAAGTGTAAGGGCCATCCGCTCTCCGAACTGTCCAGGACCATCAGGCCCGAGGGCGTAGAGGCAGTCAGCGTCACCCCGGCAGTTGCAGCGGAGAAGCCGGAAGTGGTCTCCGAGGCAGTCAAGGCCGAGGAAAAGCTCAAGAGCTATTTCTATATCTTAGACGTCGACGGGCAGTTGAAAGACCCGAAGACTTTCGATTACAAGGGCCATGACAAGCTCAAGGCGTTTGTTGACTATGAGATGGCCAAGAAGAGGGCCGTCGACAGAGAGCCGCCCCACGTGGAGCTCATGCGCCGGCTGGAGCTGGCGGACTACGAGCCCGGCAGCGATCCGGGTAACATGCGGTGGTATCCCAAGGGAAGGGCCATGAAGAACATGCTGGAGCAGTTCGTCCTCAGCGAGGCAGCCAAGAAAGGCGCCATGGAAGTCGAGACTCCTATCATGTACGACATGGAGCACCCGACTCTCAAGAAGTACCTCGACCGGTTCCCGGCCAGGCAGTACACCGTCATCGCGGACAAGAAGAACCTGTTCCTCCGGTTTGCGGCGTGCTTCGGCCAGTTCCTGATGAACCATGACATGACCATCTCCTACAGGAACCTCCCCCTCAAGATGATCGAGCTCACCCGGTACTCCTTCAGGAAGGAACAGAGAGGCGAGCTGGTCGGCCTCCGCAGGCTCAGGGCCTTCACCATGCCGGATATGCACACGTTATGTACTGACATGGACGGCGCCATAAAGGAGTTCGGCGATCAATATGAAATGTGTATCAACACGCTCGACACCATCGGCATCGACATCAAGACCGACTACGAGGTCGCCATCCGGTTCACCAAGGACTTCTATAACAACAACACCCCGTTCATCCAGAGCCTGGTGAAGAGGGCGGGCAAGCCGGTCATCGTGGAGATGTGGGAAGAGCGGTTCTTCTACTTCGTCCTCAAGTTCGAGTTCAACTACATCGACTCGCTGAACAAGGCCAGCGCTCTCTCCACCGTGCAGATCGACGTGGAGAACGCCGAGCGGTACGACATCAACTACGTCGACCAGAACGGCAACAGGCAGCGGCCCATCATCCTCCACTGCTCGCCTTCGGGCGCCATCGAGCGGTGCATTTACGGCCTGCTGGAGAAAGAGGCCATGGAAAGCGAGAAGGGCGCTGTCCCCATGCTGCCCGTCTGGCTCTCCCCGACCCAGGTCAGGATCGTCACCATCTCCGAGAAGCACGTGCCCTTCGCCGAGGCCCTCGCTGACAGGATGTGCAACGTCCGGGTCGACATCGACGACCGGGAAGAGACCGTGGGCAAGAAGATCAGGGACGCCGGCAAAGAGTGGATCCCCTACGTGGTCACCATCGGCGACGCCGAGATGAACGGCGACAAAATCCCGGTAGTAGTCAGGGCCGAATCTCAGCAGAACAAGCCTGCCAAGGTCGAGATGACCGTAGAGGAATTAGTCGAGCGCATCCACAAAGAGACGGCCTGCCTCCCGTACAGGCCTCTGCCTGTCGTGAGAAGCCTCGCAAAGCGCCCGAAATTCGTGGGCAGCATATAA
- a CDS encoding OmpL47-type beta-barrel domain-containing protein — translation MLIATAEVHAASASTTITDVVVNADRVTIYYALSNTAPSLVQFEITDSKGSVVRTLSESGKLPGSHNIVWDCKDSSGKRVPTGTYTVKLAATGKIIGGSTEVLHDFYIDSDGMIFVTAAFGSSTGSILVYNSTASYWGSIGSDLEVPWGIAKKFDSGPYYQGGTLYVTDYYGETLSTIKEGKQSTKGLSFEPKCAAFNSTGYLFILSSAGEGRVYVLDSSGKLAYSFSVAYPTGLYIDSSDNIYVTGNDRLSIYTPAGSLTGTPFKVIGVGKGTGNNQFNQPTGVAVYNGRIYVADNMNKRIQIFDSNGNYIQTYLMINTAGEGVYPEYLHFDSNGNLYMSTGHSLNAIYAPSSRSFTTVDIFPPTVTCKTNVTPRNGWYNSDVEVTVSVTDDYAGVKSLKMGWNNDSISLVPVNLQDIPKFYFDDEGNTTLYWMCEDNANNVVYGNITISIDKTKPEIYGAPDPLANAYGWHKGDVVVRFTASDARSGVAFTSSDVTVTGECTNWSVVGSAEDCAGNRNTTSVLVSIDRTPPVITGGPTSVPNSNGWYNRSVQVNFTATDARSGVEHISPNVTLAGEGSGQSATCTAVDKACNTATKEITGINIDLTAPQTKVSLSGTTGSSGCYVGDVTLTLSCNDSLSGVKTTEYSTDGSTWTTYSGPVTFSNEGTITVYYRSVDNADNVEDMKSVTFILDRTAPVSSAALSGTMGDNDWYVSDVVVTITAVDKGPSGVRATEYSLDGSTWQPYTAPVTFPADGTTTVYYRSVDNAGNLEADKQVSFKIDKTLPAITGTLSGERSSLGWFEGDASLSLSYGDDLSGVRSVMYSLDGSSWHTYTGTVKIPKAGSHYVYYGVIDNAGNRKNGTSHVYFPPASVQYLWSLISPTATPTPTPAVTPTPGAEVTPSPAVAPTPEVTPTPMPTTTVQTSPGNNWWLYLSGLLVVGLAGAGAYFLFLRK, via the coding sequence TTGTTGATCGCAACAGCGGAGGTCCACGCAGCCTCTGCGAGCACTACTATCACCGACGTTGTAGTGAATGCCGATCGCGTGACGATCTATTACGCTCTGTCCAATACGGCGCCGTCTTTGGTCCAGTTCGAGATCACCGATTCGAAGGGCAGTGTCGTCAGGACTCTTTCCGAGAGCGGTAAACTCCCGGGCAGCCACAATATTGTCTGGGACTGCAAGGATTCCTCTGGTAAAAGAGTTCCGACAGGCACTTACACTGTCAAGCTCGCGGCTACCGGTAAGATAATTGGAGGGTCTACCGAGGTGCTGCACGACTTTTACATAGACAGCGATGGGATGATCTTTGTCACTGCTGCCTTCGGTTCTTCTACGGGCAGTATACTTGTGTATAACAGCACAGCTTCGTATTGGGGTTCAATAGGTTCTGACCTGGAAGTTCCCTGGGGCATAGCAAAAAAGTTTGACAGCGGTCCCTATTATCAAGGCGGCACTTTATACGTGACCGATTATTATGGAGAAACTCTGAGCACCATCAAGGAGGGTAAACAGTCAACCAAAGGTCTTAGCTTCGAACCTAAGTGTGCCGCCTTTAACAGTACGGGATATCTATTCATTCTCTCCTCAGCAGGTGAGGGTCGCGTGTACGTGTTAGACTCATCCGGTAAACTTGCTTACAGTTTTTCTGTAGCATATCCTACGGGTCTATACATCGACAGTTCAGATAACATCTACGTTACTGGCAATGACAGATTGTCCATCTATACTCCTGCCGGCTCTCTCACCGGGACCCCGTTTAAAGTGATCGGCGTGGGAAAAGGTACAGGCAACAATCAATTCAATCAACCGACGGGAGTAGCTGTCTACAATGGGCGGATTTATGTTGCGGATAATATGAATAAGAGGATTCAGATCTTTGATAGCAATGGCAACTATATTCAGACGTACCTGATGATAAACACAGCTGGCGAGGGTGTCTACCCTGAATACCTGCACTTCGACAGTAACGGCAACCTGTATATGAGCACTGGCCATAGCCTGAATGCTATCTACGCCCCGTCTTCGAGGTCTTTCACTACTGTTGATATCTTTCCTCCCACGGTGACCTGCAAGACGAACGTGACCCCTCGCAACGGCTGGTATAACAGTGATGTGGAAGTGACGGTGTCGGTGACTGACGACTACGCCGGGGTAAAGTCGCTTAAAATGGGCTGGAATAATGATAGCATTTCCTTAGTTCCAGTGAACCTGCAAGACATACCGAAATTTTATTTTGATGATGAAGGGAACACGACTCTGTACTGGATGTGCGAAGACAATGCGAACAACGTAGTCTACGGCAACATCACGATCAGTATAGACAAGACAAAGCCGGAGATCTACGGCGCACCTGATCCGTTAGCGAACGCTTACGGGTGGCATAAAGGCGACGTCGTGGTCCGCTTTACCGCTTCTGATGCACGTTCGGGTGTGGCGTTCACCTCGTCCGATGTGACTGTGACGGGCGAGTGTACGAACTGGTCCGTGGTGGGATCCGCCGAGGACTGCGCGGGTAACCGGAATACCACTTCGGTCCTCGTCAGCATCGACAGGACTCCTCCGGTGATCACCGGCGGCCCGACGTCTGTGCCAAACTCGAATGGCTGGTATAACCGCTCCGTGCAGGTGAATTTCACCGCCACGGACGCCAGGTCTGGAGTGGAGCATATCTCGCCCAACGTGACGCTGGCAGGAGAGGGCTCCGGCCAGTCTGCGACCTGTACGGCCGTGGATAAGGCATGCAACACGGCCACGAAAGAAATCACTGGCATCAACATCGACCTGACGGCCCCGCAGACGAAGGTGAGCCTTTCGGGCACCACAGGTAGCTCCGGCTGCTATGTTGGCGATGTTACGTTGACCCTGTCCTGCAATGACAGCCTCTCCGGCGTCAAGACCACTGAGTACAGCACTGACGGCTCGACATGGACCACTTACAGCGGCCCTGTTACGTTCTCGAACGAGGGCACCATCACTGTATATTACCGCTCTGTGGACAATGCGGACAATGTCGAGGACATGAAATCGGTGACCTTCATCCTGGACAGGACTGCGCCTGTCTCTAGCGCAGCCCTCTCGGGTACGATGGGCGACAATGACTGGTACGTCTCGGACGTAGTCGTGACGATCACCGCAGTCGACAAAGGCCCGTCGGGCGTCAGGGCGACTGAGTATAGTCTGGATGGCTCGACCTGGCAGCCTTACACGGCGCCGGTGACTTTCCCGGCAGACGGCACTACCACTGTGTATTACCGGTCTGTGGATAATGCCGGCAACCTCGAAGCGGATAAGCAGGTGAGCTTCAAGATCGATAAAACTCTGCCCGCGATAACCGGTACCTTGAGCGGTGAGCGGAGCAGCCTGGGCTGGTTCGAAGGAGATGCTTCTCTTTCTTTGAGCTACGGCGATGACCTGTCTGGTGTCCGCAGCGTGATGTACAGCCTGGATGGCTCTTCCTGGCACACGTACACCGGTACGGTGAAGATCCCGAAAGCCGGTTCTCACTACGTGTACTACGGTGTCATCGATAATGCGGGTAACCGGAAGAACGGCACGAGCCACGTGTACTTCCCGCCGGCGAGCGTCCAGTACTTATGGAGCCTGATCTCGCCCACGGCGACTCCGACTCCGACGCCGGCTGTGACGCCGACGCCCGGAGCAGAAGTGACTCCGTCTCCGGCAGTGGCGCCGACTCCTGAGGTTACGCCGACACCCATGCCGACGACCACTGTGCAGACCTCGCCGGGGAACAACTGGTGGCTGTACTTGTCAGGCCTGCTGGTAGTCGGCCTGGCCGGGGCAGGAGCGTACTTCCTGTTCCTGAGGAAATGA
- a CDS encoding SAM-dependent methyltransferase, with protein sequence MITDDFDYLAPGGRSFTLTSGLIARLNARSRVLEIACGKGEASCAIAQQFGCKVEGFDIDRGLISYASDKALDTGVGEIVQFEVRDGTKMDFGTGHYDLILAEGGALTYIGREKGLRRCADLLKDGSYLALTDLIYLREDVPPEIREVYEENGTFRFLNEIGYRRLLEQNGFEIVHLSMVPQSAWDRYYMSMSRLIKKADFGFPEEFRQALAKEIDVYYAKNAMFYVGYVYIVARMARDKIVGQGPENLRIPMLGFYSAEPAEEKVPEKKARAPAKKAKSSDRRKS encoded by the coding sequence ATGATCACAGACGACTTCGACTACCTCGCCCCTGGCGGCCGCTCGTTTACGCTTACTTCCGGGCTGATCGCCCGCCTGAACGCCAGGTCCAGAGTGCTGGAGATCGCCTGCGGCAAAGGGGAAGCGTCCTGCGCGATCGCGCAGCAGTTCGGATGTAAAGTCGAAGGGTTCGACATCGACCGGGGCCTGATCTCCTACGCCAGCGACAAGGCGCTGGACACCGGCGTGGGCGAGATCGTGCAGTTCGAGGTCCGGGACGGCACTAAAATGGACTTCGGCACCGGACACTACGATTTGATCCTCGCCGAAGGCGGAGCGCTCACCTACATCGGCAGGGAAAAAGGACTCAGGCGCTGCGCCGATCTCCTTAAAGATGGCTCTTACCTGGCGCTGACCGACCTGATTTACCTGCGGGAGGACGTGCCGCCGGAGATCAGAGAGGTCTACGAGGAGAACGGCACCTTCCGGTTCCTGAACGAAATCGGATACCGCCGGCTGCTGGAGCAGAACGGATTCGAGATCGTTCACCTCTCCATGGTGCCCCAGTCGGCCTGGGACAGGTACTACATGTCCATGAGCCGGCTGATCAAGAAAGCAGACTTCGGCTTCCCAGAGGAGTTCCGGCAAGCCCTGGCTAAAGAGATCGACGTGTACTACGCTAAGAACGCCATGTTCTACGTTGGCTACGTATATATTGTGGCGAGGATGGCGAGGGATAAAATCGTGGGCCAGGGGCCTGAAAACTTGAGGATACCGATGCTGGGCTTTTACTCTGCCGAACCCGCGGAGGAAAAAGTGCCGGAGAAGAAAGCCAGAGCGCCGGCGAAGAAGGCTAAATCCTCTGATAGGCGGAAATCGTAG
- the acsA gene encoding acetate--CoA ligase has protein sequence MLNSTKGISGKNWQVRKVGSVEVVEKFGVCNLDYHKTCNSGWCFDEAKKDFDWNYTGLVNIAHEAIDRHAASWRKNKVALYWEGPNREHEKYTFSELKALSDKFGNVLRKAGIQKGDRVFVYLPRIPELYISAIAIAKVGAIFAPLFGGFRAEAVRDRMNDCEARMVITTPDMKRLGIDPIRAEVPSLETVIVCKADASYKYGEGELNFDAEMTYAPEEFKMEWCHLEDPVIMHYTSGTTGKSKGVVHVHNAMIGHYITTKWVQDLRDDDVYWCTADPGWVTGTSYGIFGPWLCGASQVIYAGRFTADAWYSIIDRHKVTVWYTAPTALRMLMKAGDDVAAKYNLKSLRYITSVGEPLNPEVIRWGMKVYDLPIHENYWMTETGCNMIANFYNLPLKIGSMGKPVPGIQAAVVDDKGNVLPPGVPGNLVIKPEWPSMMRGIWNNEEKFKEYFRIPGWYVTGDSACVDSDGYFWFMGRVDDVIKTSGERVGPFEVESALLEHPACAEAGVIGKPDPLYGNIIKAFIALKPGFEGTEELKREISEFVKTKLAAHAYPREIEFKSSLPKTRSGKIMRRVLKAQELGLPLGDLATLDDE, from the coding sequence ATGCTTAACTCAACCAAGGGCATCAGTGGTAAGAACTGGCAGGTGCGCAAAGTCGGCTCTGTCGAAGTAGTCGAAAAGTTCGGCGTGTGCAACCTGGACTACCACAAGACCTGCAACAGCGGCTGGTGCTTCGACGAGGCAAAGAAGGACTTTGACTGGAACTACACCGGCCTGGTTAACATCGCCCACGAGGCGATCGACCGGCATGCCGCCTCCTGGCGAAAGAACAAGGTTGCGCTCTACTGGGAGGGCCCGAACAGGGAGCACGAGAAGTACACCTTCTCCGAGCTGAAGGCCCTGTCCGACAAGTTCGGCAACGTCCTGCGCAAGGCCGGCATCCAGAAGGGAGACAGAGTATTCGTCTACCTGCCCCGCATTCCGGAACTTTACATCAGCGCCATCGCCATCGCCAAGGTGGGCGCAATCTTCGCTCCGCTCTTCGGCGGGTTCAGGGCAGAGGCGGTCAGGGATCGCATGAACGACTGCGAGGCCAGGATGGTCATAACTACGCCGGACATGAAGCGCCTCGGTATCGACCCGATCAGGGCCGAGGTCCCGTCCCTCGAGACTGTCATCGTCTGCAAGGCGGACGCGAGCTACAAGTATGGCGAAGGCGAGCTGAACTTCGACGCGGAGATGACCTACGCTCCCGAAGAGTTCAAGATGGAGTGGTGCCACCTCGAAGACCCGGTCATCATGCACTACACTTCCGGCACGACCGGCAAATCGAAGGGCGTCGTCCACGTCCACAACGCCATGATCGGCCACTACATCACCACTAAGTGGGTGCAGGACCTGAGGGACGACGACGTCTACTGGTGCACCGCAGACCCCGGCTGGGTGACGGGCACGTCCTACGGTATCTTCGGGCCGTGGCTCTGCGGGGCCTCCCAGGTCATATACGCAGGACGGTTCACGGCTGACGCCTGGTACTCCATCATCGATCGCCACAAGGTCACCGTCTGGTACACCGCGCCTACGGCGCTCCGCATGCTCATGAAAGCGGGCGACGACGTCGCTGCTAAGTATAACCTGAAGAGCCTGCGGTACATCACCAGCGTGGGCGAGCCCCTGAACCCCGAAGTGATCAGGTGGGGCATGAAGGTCTACGACCTCCCGATCCACGAGAACTACTGGATGACGGAGACCGGCTGCAACATGATCGCCAACTTCTACAACCTGCCCCTGAAAATCGGATCCATGGGCAAGCCTGTCCCGGGCATCCAGGCTGCGGTAGTTGACGACAAGGGCAACGTGCTTCCCCCCGGGGTGCCGGGCAACCTGGTGATCAAGCCCGAGTGGCCTTCCATGATGCGGGGCATCTGGAACAACGAGGAGAAGTTCAAGGAGTACTTCCGCATCCCCGGCTGGTACGTCACCGGAGACAGCGCCTGCGTCGACAGCGACGGGTACTTCTGGTTCATGGGCCGGGTCGACGACGTGATCAAGACGTCTGGCGAGAGGGTCGGGCCCTTCGAAGTGGAAAGTGCGCTTCTGGAGCACCCGGCATGCGCAGAGGCCGGCGTCATCGGCAAGCCGGACCCGCTCTACGGCAACATCATCAAAGCTTTCATCGCCCTCAAGCCCGGCTTCGAAGGCACTGAGGAGCTGAAGCGGGAGATTTCCGAGTTCGTCAAGACCAAGCTCGCGGCACACGCCTATCCCAGGGAGATCGAGTTCAAGAGCAGCCTGCCCAAGACCCGCAGCGGCAAGATCATGCGCCGTGTCCTGAAGGCACAGGAGCTCGGGCTGCCCCTGGGCGACCTCGCTACGCTGGACGACGAGTGA
- a CDS encoding flavin reductase family protein, with product MDKLTIGAQPLMFPMPAVLVGSNVNGKANYMAVAWAGVANMAPPMLCVAINHVRHTYKGIEENGTFSVNIPSSSQVVETDHCGMVSGAREDKSAVFETFYGKLKTAPLARECPVNVECKVFQKVDCGSHVLVIGQIEEVHVSQDCMTDGHPDISKVDPIIYSFGDSGYWKVGEKIGKGFSVGRSYKKE from the coding sequence ATGGATAAGCTAACCATTGGCGCTCAGCCTTTGATGTTCCCGATGCCCGCCGTGCTCGTGGGCTCGAATGTAAACGGTAAGGCAAACTACATGGCCGTGGCGTGGGCCGGGGTGGCCAACATGGCGCCGCCGATGCTGTGCGTGGCCATCAACCACGTGAGGCACACGTACAAGGGGATTGAAGAGAATGGCACCTTCAGCGTGAACATCCCCTCCTCTTCCCAGGTGGTCGAAACTGACCACTGCGGCATGGTTTCCGGAGCAAGGGAGGATAAGTCCGCGGTGTTCGAGACCTTCTACGGCAAGCTCAAGACTGCGCCGCTGGCCAGGGAGTGCCCGGTCAACGTGGAGTGCAAGGTGTTCCAGAAGGTGGACTGCGGCAGCCATGTCCTCGTCATAGGCCAGATCGAGGAGGTCCACGTCAGCCAGGACTGCATGACCGACGGCCACCCGGACATCTCTAAAGTTGACCCCATCATCTACTCGTTCGGGGACTCGGGCTACTGGAAGGTCGGGGAAAAGATCGGCAAGGGCTTCTCGGTAGGCCGGTCCTATAAAAAAGAGTGA
- a CDS encoding CDGSH iron-sulfur domain-containing protein, giving the protein MWGNPDLSRKVTIAKNGPYLVEGKLPLAKEIIVVDGDGTPVEWQPGETYPDREVYALCRCGESKHKPFCDGMHARTGFDGTETASHKKFVDQADVISGKDIALLDAPDLCASARFCHQAGGIWDLVPKVKDEKSRALAEKIAGQCPSGRLVIWDKKAEKPVEPLFEPSVSLVEDPDAGVSGPIWLKGGVSLESADGRKYETRNRVTLCRCGRSGNKPFCDGSHIDSEFNDGDESLE; this is encoded by the coding sequence TTGTGGGGGAATCCAGACTTGAGTCGGAAAGTGACCATCGCAAAGAACGGGCCTTACCTCGTAGAGGGTAAGCTGCCGCTGGCTAAAGAGATCATAGTCGTCGACGGGGATGGTACTCCGGTCGAATGGCAGCCCGGCGAGACATATCCCGACCGGGAGGTGTACGCGCTGTGCCGGTGCGGGGAGTCGAAACACAAGCCGTTCTGCGATGGTATGCATGCCCGGACGGGCTTCGACGGCACGGAGACGGCCAGCCACAAGAAGTTCGTAGACCAGGCCGACGTTATCTCGGGGAAGGACATCGCCCTGCTCGACGCCCCCGACCTGTGCGCCAGCGCCCGCTTCTGCCACCAGGCGGGAGGCATCTGGGACCTGGTCCCAAAGGTGAAAGACGAGAAGTCCCGGGCGCTCGCGGAAAAGATCGCAGGCCAGTGTCCCTCGGGACGGCTGGTGATCTGGGATAAAAAGGCCGAGAAGCCGGTCGAACCCCTCTTCGAGCCCTCCGTTAGCCTGGTCGAGGACCCTGATGCCGGGGTAAGCGGGCCGATATGGCTTAAAGGCGGCGTATCTCTGGAGTCTGCGGACGGCAGAAAATACGAGACCCGGAACCGGGTGACCTTGTGCAGGTGTGGACGATCCGGCAATAAGCCATTCTGCGATGGCTCGCACATAGATAGCGAGTTCAACGACGGAGACGAGTCGTTGGAATAG
- a CDS encoding flavodoxin domain-containing protein: MTDVLIIYDSNTGNTEKAAAEVLEGVKESGASAVAKKVEDVTEADLRTALAVILGSPCLHDSITGRILYFVEGLMRNVSLSGRPGAAFGSYKWSGGNLSRLEAELKSQGIRLVAPGVNSLRAPNAETARKLRALGQTVGEEALKLKKDL, from the coding sequence ATGACAGACGTCCTCATCATCTACGACAGCAATACCGGAAATACCGAAAAGGCCGCAGCAGAGGTACTGGAAGGGGTGAAGGAGAGCGGGGCTTCGGCGGTGGCGAAGAAGGTTGAGGACGTGACAGAGGCTGATCTGAGAACCGCCCTCGCGGTCATCCTGGGCTCGCCTTGCCTTCACGACAGTATTACCGGCCGGATCCTCTATTTCGTAGAAGGCCTCATGCGCAACGTCAGTCTCTCGGGCAGGCCGGGCGCCGCGTTCGGCAGCTACAAGTGGAGCGGCGGTAACCTGTCCCGTCTGGAGGCGGAGTTGAAGAGCCAGGGTATCAGGCTCGTAGCTCCAGGCGTGAACTCTCTCCGCGCCCCGAACGCCGAGACGGCGCGGAAGCTCAGGGCTCTGGGACAGACCGTCGGCGAAGAGGCGCTGAAGCTGAAAAAGGACCTCTGA
- a CDS encoding sensor histidine kinase: MSEEGKSYEELEREIANLKRQVSELQDAAHRQKASEEDLKLDEARLEALLRLGQLGDASEQDIANFALEECIRLTGSEIGWMGALDYKKGVVNLYNYSSKTLQRCNVLGMPHSYVLESGGIWAEPIRQRKAIILNDFAAPHPAKKGFPPGHLQLKNFLAVPVFDDNSVVALAEVANKDGDYNHSDARQLTLLMDGVWRIILRKRAEKAQQEAKNQAEMYLDLMSHDLNNLNQMTLGFMELALQELDKGGLTKEEHRYLIERPIETLRSSIRLIENVKKLQSAKKGGLKSRVFDLDAILREVVQEYAIVPGRDVKISYTPEEGLFVPANELAKDIFSNIIGNAIKHSPPDRRLEINVRAAWVTEQGKPYIATMIEDNGPGIPDDKKSQLFSRYSCGPEKRYKGGLGLELVQTLVSDFGGRVWVENRIAGDYTKGCRFVVILPAAGR, translated from the coding sequence ATGTCCGAGGAAGGAAAATCGTACGAAGAGCTTGAGAGGGAAATAGCGAACCTGAAACGGCAGGTCTCCGAACTGCAAGATGCTGCCCATCGGCAAAAGGCGTCGGAGGAAGACCTGAAGCTGGACGAGGCGCGCCTCGAGGCGCTGCTGAGGCTGGGTCAGCTCGGTGACGCGTCCGAGCAGGACATAGCCAACTTCGCTCTGGAAGAATGCATAAGGCTGACCGGAAGCGAAATCGGCTGGATGGGCGCGCTGGACTACAAGAAGGGCGTGGTAAACCTGTACAACTATTCCAGCAAGACACTGCAGAGGTGTAATGTCCTGGGTATGCCTCACTCCTACGTCCTGGAAAGCGGTGGCATCTGGGCAGAGCCGATCCGGCAGCGTAAGGCGATCATCCTCAACGACTTCGCGGCACCTCACCCGGCAAAAAAAGGCTTTCCTCCAGGCCATCTCCAGCTGAAGAACTTCCTGGCCGTGCCCGTCTTCGACGACAACTCCGTGGTAGCCCTGGCTGAAGTCGCTAACAAGGACGGGGACTACAACCACTCTGACGCCCGGCAGCTCACCCTGCTGATGGACGGCGTCTGGCGGATCATCCTGCGCAAGAGGGCGGAAAAAGCGCAACAGGAGGCTAAGAATCAGGCCGAGATGTACCTCGACCTCATGAGCCACGACCTCAACAACCTCAACCAGATGACACTCGGATTCATGGAACTGGCCTTGCAGGAGCTTGACAAGGGAGGCCTGACAAAGGAAGAGCACCGGTACCTGATCGAGCGGCCGATCGAGACCCTCCGCAGCAGCATCAGGCTCATCGAGAACGTGAAAAAGCTGCAGAGCGCCAAAAAAGGCGGGCTGAAATCCCGGGTCTTTGATCTGGATGCGATCCTCCGGGAAGTCGTGCAGGAATACGCCATCGTCCCCGGGAGGGACGTCAAAATCAGCTACACCCCCGAGGAGGGCCTGTTCGTCCCTGCCAATGAGCTGGCCAAAGACATCTTCTCCAACATCATAGGCAACGCGATCAAGCACTCTCCCCCCGACAGGCGTCTCGAGATCAACGTCAGGGCCGCATGGGTGACAGAGCAGGGAAAACCGTACATTGCTACCATGATCGAAGATAACGGCCCGGGCATCCCGGACGATAAAAAAAGCCAGCTATTCAGCCGGTACAGCTGCGGGCCTGAAAAACGGTATAAAGGAGGGCTGGGGCTGGAGCTGGTCCAGACGCTTGTGTCCGACTTCGGAGGCAGAGTGTGGGTAGAAAACCGGATAGCGGGCGACTATACTAAAGGATGCCGGTTCGTCGTTATCCTGCCTGCCGCCGGGCGATAA
- a CDS encoding DUF2284 domain-containing protein, whose product MLSGHTARFHRCQFGCKHYGERPTCPPYSPAPEMVPALMLLLLE is encoded by the coding sequence TTGTTATCGGGCCATACAGCCCGTTTTCACAGATGCCAGTTCGGGTGCAAGCACTACGGCGAGCGGCCGACCTGTCCGCCGTATAGCCCGGCGCCGGAGATGGTGCCGGCGCTCATGCTTTTACTGCTTGAGTGA